A single region of the Vanacampus margaritifer isolate UIUO_Vmar chromosome 13, RoL_Vmar_1.0, whole genome shotgun sequence genome encodes:
- the rfx2 gene encoding DNA-binding protein RFX2 isoform X7, producing MQSSEGGSDTSPSVAALRTSSSAQAPVVQPVPASQQVQQSQHVYPSQVHYVGEGGEAVYTNGTIRTAYYNPEAQLYGQSSGGPYFDSQAGGAHVATVVSSASGGVPPHSMVGIAMDVSSSHIISSGSTYLIHGGNMEGSRNHISHSSRSSSAMLEMAIENLQKSEGIASHKSSLLNSHLQWLLDNYETAEGVSLPRCSLYNHYLRHCQEQKLDPVNAASFGKLIRSVFMGLRTRRLGTRGNSKYHYYGIRVKPDSPLNRLQEDTQYMAMRQQPVHQKQRFKPLQKVDGMPDNLCVNSHCNNTPEQSVAAQSQHHQQYIDTAHSLPEFPALDVGTQPLPEHISMNDIKKLQTLYRDHCEATLDVVMNLQFHYIEKLWQTFWCSTAPSSDDSTTIPNSDDELEGVLPREKLVNLCKYEPVRLWMRSCDHILYQALVEILIPDVLRPVPSTLTQAIRNFAKSLEGWLTSAMTSFPQEILRTKVAVVSAFAQTLRRYTSLNHLAQAARAVLQNTSQINQMLSDLNRVDFANVQEQASWVCQCDESVVQRLEQDFKVTLQQQSSLDQWATWLDNVVSQVLKPHQGSPSFPKAARQFLLKWSFYSSMVIRDLTLRSAASFGSFHLIRLLYDEYMFYLVEHRVAQATGETPIAVMGEFSDLSSMMPSLMEKDVSFSDEMSDLGSDADVSRSEPAVKRERIEMSHPLQEM from the exons ATGCAGAGCTCCGAGGGCGGCTCCGACACTTCGCCCAGCGTGGCGGCGCTGCGGACGTCATCATCAGCCCAGGCCCCCGTGGTACAGCCTGTCCCAGCCTCCCAACAG GTGCAGCAGTCACAACATGTCTATCCGTCGCAGGTGCACTATGTGGGGGAAGGTGGAGAGGCTGTTTACACAAATGGAACAAT TCGTACGGCCTACTACAACCCGGAGGCTCAGTTGTACGGACAGAGCAGCGGGGGGCCGTACTTTGACTCGCAGGCCGGCGGAGCTCACGTTGCCACCGTGGTCTCCTCTGCCAGTGGCGGGGTGCCTCCTCATAGCATGGTGGGCATCGCCATGGACGTAAGCAGCAGCCATATCATCTCCAGCGGCAGCACCTATTTGATCCATGGAGGAAACATGGAAGGAAGCCGCAACCATATATCGCACTCCTCTCGTTCGTCTTCAGCCATG CTTGAAATGGCGATTgaaaacctccaaaagtctGAAGGAATTGCAAGTCACAAAAGCAGCCTGCTCAACAGCCAT CTCCAGTGGCTGCTGGACAACTACGAGACGGCGGAGGGTGTGAGCCTGCCCCGGTGCTCCCTCTATAACCATTACTTGCGCCATTGCCAGGAGCAGAAACTGGATCCAGTCAACGCCGCCTCCTTTGGCAAGCTCATTCGCTCCGTGTTCATGGGCCTCAGAACCCGGCGACTCGGAACCAG AGGCAACTCAAAGTATCATTATTATGGCATCCGGGTGAAGCCAGACTCGCCGCTAAACCGGCTGCAAGAGGACACCCAGTACATGGCCATGAGGCAGCAGCCTGTCCACCAGAAACAAAG GTTCAAACCTCTGCAGAAGGTGGACGGAATGCCTGACAACCTGTGTGTGAACTCACATTGTAACAACACTCCGGAACAATCTGTCGCAGCTCAGAGCCAACACCATCAGCAGTACATAG ACACCGCCCACAGCTTGCCCGAGTTTCCCGCTCTTGACGTAGGCACGCAACCTCTGCCAGAGCACATCAGCATGAACGACATCAAGAAGCTGCAGACCCTCTACAGAGATCACTGCGAG GCAACACTGGATGTGGTGATGAACCTCCAGTTCCACTACATCGAGAAACTCTGGCAGACCTTTTGGTGCTCAACAGCACCATCTAGTGACGATAGCACCACCATTCCCAATAG TGATGACGAACTGGAAGGTGTGCTGCCCAGAGAGAAGCTGGTGAATCTTTGTAAATACGAACCAGTGCGACTATGGATGAGAAGCTGCGATCACATCCTCTACCAGGCCTTGGTGGAGATCCTCATCCCGGATGTGCTGCGCCCTGTTCCCA GCACGCTCACTCAGGCCATCAGGAACTTTGCCAAGAGTCTGGAGGGATGGCTGACGAGCGCCATGACCAGCTTCCCTCAAGAAATCCTCCGCACGAAG GTGGCGGTGGTGAGTGCCTTTGCGCAGACGCTGAGACGTTACACCAGCCTGAATCACCTGGCACAGGCAGCGCGCGCCGTCCTCCAGAACACCTCACAGATCAACCAGATGCTCTCCGACCTCAACCGGGTCGACTTCGCCAACGTCCAG GAGCAGGCGTCGTGGGTGTGCCAGTGCGACGAGAGCGTGGTGCAGCGTCTGGAGCAGGACTTCAAAGTCACCCTGCAGCAGCAGAGTTCTCTGGACCAGTGGGCCACTTGGCTGGACAACGTGGTCTCTCAGGTCCTCAAGCCACATCAGGGCAGCCCCAGCTTCCCCAAGGCGGCGCGGCAATTTTTGCTCAAGTGGTCCTTCTACAG ctccATGGTGATCCGAGACCTGACTCTGCGCAGCGCGGCCAGTTTCGGTTCCTTCCACCTGATCCGCCTGCTGTACGACGAGTACATGTTCTACCTGGTGGAGCACCGCGTGGCGCAGGCCACCGGAGAGACGCCCATCGCCGTCATGGGGGAG TTCAGTGACTTGAGCTCCATGATGCCATCACTCATGGaaaaag ACGTGTCCTTCTCAGACGAGATGAGCGACTTGGGCAGTGACGCCGACGTGTCCCGGAGCGAGCCGGCCGTCAAGCGGGAGCGCATTGAAATGAGCCATCCTCTGCAAGAGATGTGA
- the rfx2 gene encoding DNA-binding protein RFX2 isoform X5, which translates to MLSMKSNGIERLTHTLLSSMQSSEGGSDTSPSVAALRTSSSAQAPVVQPVPASQQVQQSQHVYPSQVHYVGEGGEAVYTNGTIRTAYYNPEAQLYGQSSGGPYFDSQAGGAHVATVVSSASGGVPPHSMVGIAMDVSSSHIISSGSTYLIHGGNMEGSRNHISHSSRSSSAMLEMAIENLQKSEGIASHKSSLLNSHLQWLLDNYETAEGVSLPRCSLYNHYLRHCQEQKLDPVNAASFGKLIRSVFMGLRTRRLGTRGNSKYHYYGIRVKPDSPLNRLQEDTQYMAMRQQPVHQKQRFKPLQKVDGMPDNLCVNSHCNNTPEQSVAAQSQHHQQYIDTAHSLPEFPALDVGTQPLPEHISMNDIKKLQTLYRDHCEATLDVVMNLQFHYIEKLWQTFWCSTAPSSDDSTTIPNSDDELEGVLPREKLVNLCKYEPVRLWMRSCDHILYQALVEILIPDVLRPVPSTLTQAIRNFAKSLEGWLTSAMTSFPQEILRTKVAVVSAFAQTLRRYTSLNHLAQAARAVLQNTSQINQMLSDLNRVDFANVQEQASWVCQCDESVVQRLEQDFKVTLQQQSSLDQWATWLDNVVSQVLKPHQGSPSFPKAARQFLLKWSFYSSMVIRDLTLRSAASFGSFHLIRLLYDEYMFYLVEHRVAQATGETPIAVMGEFSDLSSMMPSLMEKDVSFSDEMSDLGSDADVSRSEPAVKRERIEMSHPLQEM; encoded by the exons CAGCATGCAGAGCTCCGAGGGCGGCTCCGACACTTCGCCCAGCGTGGCGGCGCTGCGGACGTCATCATCAGCCCAGGCCCCCGTGGTACAGCCTGTCCCAGCCTCCCAACAG GTGCAGCAGTCACAACATGTCTATCCGTCGCAGGTGCACTATGTGGGGGAAGGTGGAGAGGCTGTTTACACAAATGGAACAAT TCGTACGGCCTACTACAACCCGGAGGCTCAGTTGTACGGACAGAGCAGCGGGGGGCCGTACTTTGACTCGCAGGCCGGCGGAGCTCACGTTGCCACCGTGGTCTCCTCTGCCAGTGGCGGGGTGCCTCCTCATAGCATGGTGGGCATCGCCATGGACGTAAGCAGCAGCCATATCATCTCCAGCGGCAGCACCTATTTGATCCATGGAGGAAACATGGAAGGAAGCCGCAACCATATATCGCACTCCTCTCGTTCGTCTTCAGCCATG CTTGAAATGGCGATTgaaaacctccaaaagtctGAAGGAATTGCAAGTCACAAAAGCAGCCTGCTCAACAGCCAT CTCCAGTGGCTGCTGGACAACTACGAGACGGCGGAGGGTGTGAGCCTGCCCCGGTGCTCCCTCTATAACCATTACTTGCGCCATTGCCAGGAGCAGAAACTGGATCCAGTCAACGCCGCCTCCTTTGGCAAGCTCATTCGCTCCGTGTTCATGGGCCTCAGAACCCGGCGACTCGGAACCAG AGGCAACTCAAAGTATCATTATTATGGCATCCGGGTGAAGCCAGACTCGCCGCTAAACCGGCTGCAAGAGGACACCCAGTACATGGCCATGAGGCAGCAGCCTGTCCACCAGAAACAAAG GTTCAAACCTCTGCAGAAGGTGGACGGAATGCCTGACAACCTGTGTGTGAACTCACATTGTAACAACACTCCGGAACAATCTGTCGCAGCTCAGAGCCAACACCATCAGCAGTACATAG ACACCGCCCACAGCTTGCCCGAGTTTCCCGCTCTTGACGTAGGCACGCAACCTCTGCCAGAGCACATCAGCATGAACGACATCAAGAAGCTGCAGACCCTCTACAGAGATCACTGCGAG GCAACACTGGATGTGGTGATGAACCTCCAGTTCCACTACATCGAGAAACTCTGGCAGACCTTTTGGTGCTCAACAGCACCATCTAGTGACGATAGCACCACCATTCCCAATAG TGATGACGAACTGGAAGGTGTGCTGCCCAGAGAGAAGCTGGTGAATCTTTGTAAATACGAACCAGTGCGACTATGGATGAGAAGCTGCGATCACATCCTCTACCAGGCCTTGGTGGAGATCCTCATCCCGGATGTGCTGCGCCCTGTTCCCA GCACGCTCACTCAGGCCATCAGGAACTTTGCCAAGAGTCTGGAGGGATGGCTGACGAGCGCCATGACCAGCTTCCCTCAAGAAATCCTCCGCACGAAG GTGGCGGTGGTGAGTGCCTTTGCGCAGACGCTGAGACGTTACACCAGCCTGAATCACCTGGCACAGGCAGCGCGCGCCGTCCTCCAGAACACCTCACAGATCAACCAGATGCTCTCCGACCTCAACCGGGTCGACTTCGCCAACGTCCAG GAGCAGGCGTCGTGGGTGTGCCAGTGCGACGAGAGCGTGGTGCAGCGTCTGGAGCAGGACTTCAAAGTCACCCTGCAGCAGCAGAGTTCTCTGGACCAGTGGGCCACTTGGCTGGACAACGTGGTCTCTCAGGTCCTCAAGCCACATCAGGGCAGCCCCAGCTTCCCCAAGGCGGCGCGGCAATTTTTGCTCAAGTGGTCCTTCTACAG ctccATGGTGATCCGAGACCTGACTCTGCGCAGCGCGGCCAGTTTCGGTTCCTTCCACCTGATCCGCCTGCTGTACGACGAGTACATGTTCTACCTGGTGGAGCACCGCGTGGCGCAGGCCACCGGAGAGACGCCCATCGCCGTCATGGGGGAG TTCAGTGACTTGAGCTCCATGATGCCATCACTCATGGaaaaag ACGTGTCCTTCTCAGACGAGATGAGCGACTTGGGCAGTGACGCCGACGTGTCCCGGAGCGAGCCGGCCGTCAAGCGGGAGCGCATTGAAATGAGCCATCCTCTGCAAGAGATGTGA